The Limanda limanda chromosome 13, fLimLim1.1, whole genome shotgun sequence genome has a window encoding:
- the LOC133018685 gene encoding BTB/POZ domain-containing protein 2-like has product MAAGDNSGRPPCLNFSGAGPLGNSQPSNSVFSTPASNGGGAGAAGGGSGVARRPNPQLGPGGGGDNNGVGTGAPPTAQNSLQQQQQSGAAAGAAAGGAMATQASNMATAASNALQAAAPTATPAAASVLVYREPVYNWQATKSTVKERFAFLFNNEVLSDVHFLVGKGMGVQRIPAHRFVLAVGSAVFDAMFNGGMATTSTEIELPDVEPAAFLALLKFLYSDEVQIGPETVMTTLYTAKKYAVPALEAHCVEFLKKNLRADNAFMLLTQARLFDEPQLASLCLENIDKNTGDALAAEGFTDIDLDTLVAVLERDTLGVREVRLFGASVRWAEAEAHRQQLQPTPENKRKVLGKALTLIRFPLMTIEEFAAGPAQSSILTDREVVSLFLHFTVNPKPRVEFIDRPRCCLRGKECSITRFGQVESRWGYSGTSDRIRFSVNRRIFVVGFGLYGSIHGPTDYQVNIQIIHTDSNTVLGQNDTGFSCDGSANTFRVMFKEPVEILPNVNYTACATLKGPDSHYGTKGMRKVTYESSSTGTKTCFTFCYAAGNNNGTSVEDGQIPEVIFYT; this is encoded by the exons ATGGCTGCTGGAGACAACAGCGGCAGGCCTCCTTGCCTCAACTTCTCCGGCGCGGGGCCTTTGGGGAACAGCCAGCCCAGTAACAGCGTTTTCTCGACGCCTGCGTCCAACGGCGGAGGCGCCGGTGCGGCCGGGGGAGGCTCGGGGGTCGCAAGGCGTCCCAACCCGCAGCTGGGGCCTGGCGGCGGCGGCGACAACAACGGCGTCGGGACCGGAGCACCGCCGACTGCGCAGAactccctgcagcagcagcagcagtcgggGGCTGCGGCAGGTGCTGCGGCAGGGGGAGCCATGGCCACGCAGGCGTCCAACATGGCAACCGCGGCGTCCAACGCGCTGCAGGCGGCCGCGCCGACCGCCACCCCGGCGGCCGCCTCCGTGCTGGTGTACCGGGAGCCGGTGTACAACTGGCAGGCCACGAAGAGCACCGTGAAGGAGCGCTTTGCTTTCCTGTTCAACAACGAGGTGCTGAGCGACGTGCACTTCCTGGTGGGCAAAGGAATGGGGGTCCAGAGGATACCTGCACACAG GTTCGTCCTGGCCGTGGGGAGCGCGGTGTTCGATGCCATGTTTAACGGGGGGATGGCGACGACTTCCACGGAGATCGAGCTTCCAGATGTGGAGCCAGCTGCTTTCCTCGCCCTGCTCAA GTTCCTCTACTCTGATGAAGTCCAGATCGGGCCTGAGACAGTGATGACCACGCTCTACACGGCTAAGAAGTACGCAGTGCCGGCCCTGGAGGCTCACTGCGTGGAGTTCCTCAAGAAGAACCTGAGAGCAGACAACGCTTTCATGCTGCTTACACAG gctcGGCTGTTTGATGAGCCACAGCTCGCCAGCCTTTGTCTAGAAAACATTGATAAAAACACTGGAGACGCTCTTGCTGCTGAGGGCTTTACAGACATAGACCTGG ATACATTGGTGGCTGTGCTGGAGAGGGATACTCTCGGGGTGAGGGAGGTGCGTTTGTTCGGAGCTTCGGTGCGTTGGGCGGAGGCTGAGGCTCACAGGCAGCAGTTGCAGCCGACACCTGAAAACAAACGCAAAGTCCTGGGCAAAGCGCTCACACTCATCCGCTTCCCTCTCATGACCATCGAGGAGTTTGCTGCAG GTCCAGCCCAGTCCAGTATTctcacagacagagaggtggTGAGTCTCTTTCTCCACTTCACAGTAAACCCTAAGCCCCGTGTAGAGTTCATCGACCGGCCTCGCTGCTGCCTCCGCGGGAAGGAGTGCAGCATCACACGCTTTGGACAGGTGGAGAGCCGCTGGGGGTACAGCGGGACAAGTGATCGCATACG cttCTCAGTAAACAGAAGGATATTTGTGGTTGGTTTCGGCCTCTATGGCTCCATACACGGACCCACAGACTACCAGGTCAACATACAG ATAATCCACACAGACAGTAACACGGTGCTGGGACAGAACGACACAGGCTTCAGCTGTGACGGTTCAGCTAACACATTCAGAGTCATGTTCAAAGAACCAGTGGAGATTCTACCCAACGTCAACTACACTGCCTGCGCAACACTTAAG GGTCCAGACTCTCATTATGGGACGAAGGGAATGCGAAAGGTTACATATGAGTCATCATCCACCGGCACAAAGACCTGCTTCACCTTCTGCTACGCAGCGGGCAACAACAACGGCACTTCCGTCGAGGACGGACAGATTCCTGAGGTCATCTTCTACACATAG
- the LOC133018677 gene encoding elongation factor 2b yields MVNFTVDQIRAIMDKKTNIRNLTVIAHVDHGKSTLTDSLVSKAGIIASSRAGDTRFTDTRKDEQERCITIKSTAISLYYELEDNDLAFIKQGKDGNGFLINLIDSPGHVDFSSEVTAALRVTDGALVVVDCVSGVCVQTETVLRQAIAERIKPVLMMNKMDRALLELQLKPDELYLTFQRIVENVNVIISTYGEDEAGPMGSIMIEPIIGTVGFGSGLHGWAFTLKQFAEMYVAKFASKGYAQMGPAERSKKVEDMMKKLWGDRYFDPSVGKFSKSNIGPNGQTLPRTFCQLVLDPIFKVFEAIMSFKKDEVAKLIEKLDVKLDSEDKDKEGKPLLKAVMRRWLPAGEALLQMIAIHLPSPVTAQRYRCDLLYEGPGDDEVAMGIKNCDPKAPLMMYISKMVPTTDKGRFYAFGRVFSGCVSTGQKVRIMGPNFTPGKKEDLYFKPIQRTILMMGRYVEPIEDVPCGNIVGLVGVDQYLIKTGTITTFEQAHNMRQMKFSVSPVVRVAVEARNPADLPKLVEGLKRLAKSDPMVQCFIEESGEHIVAGAGELHLEICLKDLEEDHACIPLKKSDPVVSYRETVSEESDVMCLSKSPNKHNRLFMKSRPFPDGLAEDIEKGEVSARQEVKVRARFLSDTYEWEVTEARKIWCFGPEGTGPNLLVDMTKGVQYLNEIKDSVVAGFQWATKAGALCEENMRSVRFDMYDVTMHSDAIHRGGGQIMPTTRRVLYACQLTAKPCLMEPIYLVEIQCPEQVVGGIYGVLNRKRGHVFEESQVMGTPMFIVKAFLPVNESFGFTADLRSNTGGQAFPQCIFDHWQILPGDPSDPTCRAYQVVAEIRKRKGLKEGIPLLENYLDKM; encoded by the exons ATG GTGAACTTCACAGTGGATCAGATCCGTGCCATCATGGACAAGAAGACCAACATCAGAAACTTGACCGTGATCGCCCACGTGGATCACGGCAAGTCCACGCTGACTGACTCGCTGGTGTCCAAGGCGGGGATCATCGCATCGTCCCGGGCAGGGGACACCCGGTTCACAGACACGCGCAAAGACGAGCAGGAGCGCTGCATCACCATCAAATCCAC GGCCATCTCCTTGTACTACGAGCTCGAAGACAATGACTTGGCGTTTATCAAGCAGGGTAAAGACGGCAACGGCTTCCTCATCAACCTCATTGATTCTCCGGGTCACGTTGACTTCTCCTCTGAGGTCACCGCTGCCCTCAGGGTGACTGATGGAGCCCTGGTGGTGGTGGACTGTGTCTCAG GCGTGTGTGTACAAACGGAGACTGTGCTGCGGCAGGCCATCGCTGAGCGTATCAAACCGGTTCTGATGATGAACAAGATGGACCGCGCTCTGctcgagctgcagctgaagcccGACGAGCTCTACCTGACCTTCCAGCGTATCGTGGAGAACGTCAACGTCATTATCTCCACCTATGGAGAGGACGAGGCAGGACCCATGGGAAGCATCATG ATTGAACCTATCATCGGAACAGTCGGGTTCGGCTCTGGCCTCCACGGCTGGGCATTCACACTAAAGCAGTTCGCTGAGATGTACGTAGCAAAGTTTGCTTCGAAAGGATATGCTCAGATGGGACCAGCAGAGAGGAGTAAGAAAGTGGAGGACATGATGAAGAAGCTGTGGGGAGACAG ATATTTTGATCCAAGTGTCGGAAAATTCAGTAAGTCAAACATCGGTCCCAATGGTCAGACACTCCCCCGCACCTTTTGCCAGCTTGTTTTGGACCCCATCTTCAAG GTGTTCGAAGCCATCATGAGCTTCAAAAAGGACGAGGTGGCCAAACTCATTGAGAAGCTGGACGTCAAACTGGACTCGGAGGACAAGGACAAGGAGGGGAAGCCCCTGCTGAAGGCTGTGATGCGTCGCTGGCTGCCGGCTGGAGAGGCCCTGCTCCAGATGATCGCTATCCACCTGCCCTCCCCCGTCACTGCACAGAGATACCGCTGTGATCTGCTGTACGAGGGGCCAGGAGACGACGAGGTTGCCATGG GTATCAAGAACTGTGACCCTAAAGCTCCGCTGATGATGTACATCTCCAAGATGGTGCCAACCACCGACAAGGGTCGCTTCTATGCCTTTGGCCGTGTGTTCTCTGGATGTGTGTCCACTGGTCAGAAAGTTCGCATCATGGGGCCAAACTTCACCCCCGGCAAGAAAGAGGACCTCTACTTCAAACCCATCCAGAG GACCATTCTGATGATGGGCCGCTATGTGGAGCCTATTGAAGACGTCCCGTGCGGCAACATCGTGGGTCTTGTTGGAGTCGACCAGTACCTTATTAAGACAGGGACCATTACCACCTTTGAACAA GCCCACAACATGAGGCAGATGAAGTTCAGCGTGAGCCCAGTGGTCAGAGTCGCTGTGGAGGCCAGGAACCCAGCTGACCTGCCCAAGCTGGTGGAGGGTCTGAAGCGCCTGGCCAAGTCCGACCCCATGGTGCAGTGCTTCATCGAGGAGTCCGGGGAGCACATCGTCGCCGGGGCGGGGGAGCTGCACCTGGAGATCTGCCTGAAAGACCTGGAGGAGGACCACGCCTGCATTCCACTGAAG AAATCAGACCCAGTCGTGTCTTACAGAGAGACGGTGTCAGAAGAATCAGACGTGATGTGTTTGTCCAAGTCGCCCAACAAGCACAATCGTCTCTTCATGAAGTCCCGCCCTTTCCCCGACGGCCTGGCTGAGGACATCGAGAAGGGGGAAGTCAGCGCTCGGCAGGAGGTCAAGGTTCGCGCTCGTTTCCTCTCTGACACGTACGAGTGGGAGGTGACGGAGGCCAGGAAGATCTGGTGCTTCGGTCCAGAAGGGACGGGGCCCAACCTGCTGGTGGACATGACGAAGGGAGTTCAGTACCTCAACGAGATCAAGGACAGTGTGGTGGCCGGTTTCCAGTGGGCAACCAAAGCG GGTGCGCTGTGTGAGGAAAACATGCGATCCGTTCGCTTCGACATGTATGACGTGACAATGCACTCAGACGCCATCCATCGCGGCGGAGGACAGATTATGCCCACAACTCGTAGGGTCCTGTACGCCTGCCAGCTAACCGCTAAGCCCTGTCTCATGGAGCCCATTTACCTGGTGGAGATACAG TGCCCCGAGCAGGTGGTCGGTGGGATCTATGGCGTGTTAAACAGGAAACGAGGTCACGTGTTCGAGGAATCCCAGGTGATGGGAACTCCCATGTTCATAGTGAAAGCCTTCCTGCCCGTCAACGAGTCATTTG GCTTCACAGCTGACCTGCGCAGTAACACTGGAGGACAGGCCTTCCCTCAGTGCATATTTGACCACTGGCAGATTCTCCCGGGAGATCCTAGCGACCCCACCTGCAGAGCCTACCAAGTTGTTGCTGAAATTAGGAAACGCAAAGGCCTGAAAGAAGGCATCCCCCTCCTCGAGAACTACTTGGACAAAATGTAA
- the LOC133017479 gene encoding cyclic AMP-responsive element-binding protein 3-like protein 3-A gives MALKTEKAHTGLDFIDLLLRNTDETIGYQSNQSWTITFNDTQSPERSSADDFLDSLLGGSDSSTPASPLWSPCTTDSGINEDPLMDHSGSPHPTFDTPAFPQDPGNQLPASEKTASIDQSRESSNLQEQLGIAYYLTTNQSSALLSSQTLTVKELLLSNLGQNAQQVPQHSLPELQLDEDEKTLLAKEGVNLPSKLPLSKIEEKVLKKIRRKIRNKRSAQESRKKKREYVDCLEGRMSACSAHNLELQRKIQQLEETNHALLEQLNQAQAILSSSSSKTTQKGTCILVLLLSFSLLISSNLQPDPYSHLSQADYAETKVPSRSLQSMDEVQDVPLPPLLIDSRGFEALSSLTEKLWIWADFPMVDVQSSYHQDHRHRDNH, from the exons ATGGCACTGAAAACAGAGAAG GCGCACACTGGGTTGGACTTCATTGACCTCCTGCTCAGGAACACTGATGAAACCATTGGTTACCAGAGCAACCAATCGTGGACTATTACATTTAATGAT ACCCAGAGTCCAGAGAGAAGCTCTGCTGATGATTTCCTGGACTCCCTGCTGGGGGGGAGTGACTCCTCTACGCCGGCGTCCCCACTGTGGTCACCTTGCACGACTGACAGTGGCATCAATGAGGATCCCCTGATGGATCACTCGGGGAGCCCTCACCCAACCTTTGACACGCCGGCTTTCCCTCAGGATCCAGGGAATCAGCTGCCAGCCAGTGAAAAAACTGCTTCCATTGATCAAA GTCGGGAGTCCAGCAACCTGCAAGAGCAGCTTGGAATCGCGTACTACCTCACGACAAACCAAAGCTCTGCTCTGTTGTCCAGTCAGACGCTCACAGTGAAGGAACTGCTGCTGTCAAACCTGGGTCAGAAC GCACAACAAGTCCCCCAGCATTCCCTGCCAGAGCTTCAGCTTGACGAGGATGAGAAGACACTTCTGGCTAAAGAGGGAGTGAACCTGCCCAGCAAACTGCCCCTGTCCAAG ATTGAAGAGAAGGTTTTAAAGAAGATCCGGCGGAAAATCCGCAACAAGCGCTCGGCTCAAGAAAGtcggaagaagaagagagaataTGTCGATTGTCTGGAGGGAAG GATGTCTGCATGCAGCGCTCACaacctggagctgcagagaaagatccagcagctggaggagaccaACCA TGCTCTGTTGGAGCAGCTAAACCAGGCGCAGGCTatcctctccagcagctccagcaagACAACGCAAAAAGGGACCTGCATCCTG GTtctgctcctctctttctctctccttatTTCCTCAAATTTGCAGCCAGACCCCTACAGCCATCTCAGCCAGGCGGACTATGCAGAGACCAAAG TGCCGTCCCGCTCCCTGCAGTCAATGGATGAAGTGCAAGACGTCCCTCTTCCTCCACTCCTCATCGACTCCAGAGGCTTTGAGGCCTTGAGCAGCCTAACCGAGAAGCTCTGGATCTGGGCAGATTTCCCCATGGTAGACGTCCAGTCCTCTTACCACCAGGATCACAGGCACCGGGACAATCACTGA
- the LOC133018562 gene encoding relaxin-3 receptor 1-like, producing the protein MQSNSSASAALSACGEEDEREISRVVGATGAASSLAPLNISLSCWLHVLSKESSLDLHGDGANLAVRVLIALVYLVVCVLGLVGNFLALFLLHSRRRGHHHSSIDCFVMSLALTDLQFVLTLPFWAIDTALDFRWPFGRIMCKIVSSVTTMNMYASVYFLTAMSVTRYRSLVTSLKMESPRIATARAKWGSLTIWVVSLVATLPHAFYSTTVQVSADDELCLVRFSDSDSGHWDPQVLLGLYQMQKVLLGFVVPLIIISVCYLLLLRFILNRRIVGSVVSGSETEKSESERGRKRRRSKVTRSVTIVVLSFFICWLPNQALTMWGVLIKFDLVPFSKAFYNAQAYAFPLTVCLAHANSCLNPVLYCLIRREYRAGLKELLLRVSHSVQRVFTLVLRGRRVEEAPSSLDGIHKDINL; encoded by the exons ATGCAGAGCAACAGCAGCGCCTCCGCAGCGCTGAGTGCGtgtggagaggaggacgagCGGGAGATCTCCAGAGTGGTCGGTGCCACCGGAGCAGCCTCCAGCCTGGCTCCTCTCAACATCTCCCTGAGCTGCTGGCTGCACGTCCTCTCCAAGGAGTCCTCCCTGGACCTGCACGGAGACGGCGCCAACCTGGCC GTGCGAGTGCTCATCGCCCTGGTCTACCTAGTGGTGTGTGTGCTGGGGCTTGTGGGTAACTTCCTGGCACTCTTCCTGCTCCACTCCCGCCGCCGGGGCCACCACCACTCCTCCATCGACTGCTTCGTGATGAGCCTGGCGCTGACCGACCTCCAGTTCGTCCTCACCTTGCCCTTCTGGGCCATAGACACGGCGCTGGACTTCCGCTGGCCCTTCGGCCGCATCATGTGCAAGATCGTCAGCTCGGTCACCACCATGAACATGTACGCCAGCGTCTATTTCCTCACCGCCATGAGTGTGACCCGCTACCGCTCCCTGGTTACCTCACTGAAGATGGAGAGCCCAAGGATCGCCACTGCTCGGGCCAAGTGGGGCAGTCTAACCATCTGGGTGGTGTCACTGGTGGCTACGCTGCCTCATGCCTTCTACTCCACCACAGTCCAG GTGTCTGCTGATGACGAGCTGTGCTTGGTGCGGTTCTCTGACTCCGACTCGGGCCACTGGGATCCACAAGTCCTGCTCGGACTCTATCAGATGCAAAAGGTCCTCTTAGGATTCGTCGTGCCCTTGATTATCATCAGTGTGTGCTACCTCCTGCTCCTGAGGTTCATCCTGAACCGCCGCATCGTGGGCAGTGTGGTCAGTGGAAGCGAAACCGAGAAGTCCGAGAGCGAGAGGGGACGCAAGCGCCGCCGCTCCAAGGTCACCCGCTCCGTCACCATCGTAGTTCTGTCCTTTTTCATCTGCTGGCTGCCCAACCAGGCTCTCACCATGTGGGGGGTGTTAATCAAGTTTGACCTGGTGCCCTTCAGTAAAGCCTTCTACAACGCGCAGGCCTACGCCTTCCCCCTGACCGTGTGTCTGGCCCACGCCAACAGCTGCCTCAACCCGGTGCTCTACTGCCTGATCCGACGGGAGTACAGGGCTGGACTGAAGGAGCTTCTGCTCAGGGTGTCTCACTCCGTCCAACGTGTCTTCACCCTGGTTCTGAGAGGGAGACGAGTGGAGGAGGCACCGTCCAGCCTGGACGGGATACACAAAGACATTAACTTGTGA